A window of Octopus sinensis unplaced genomic scaffold, ASM634580v1 Contig07101, whole genome shotgun sequence contains these coding sequences:
- the LOC115227741 gene encoding tigger transposable element-derived protein 6-like has product MITWINLMESSGAILSDSMLIAKALKFGKNFPEFKASRGWLEKFKLRNGIKLKKFHGDSGSVNHDEKSITDFNETMSLKIEQYGLDNVYNADETGVFYKAIPSKSVCTKSRPGIKLSKDRFLLLLCANCSGSDKRRPVMIGRFKSPRCFKNFNIGKYVTYTHSNKAWMNREIFNKWLSDFDCELAKKKRKILLVIDQCPSHQIIVTLNSIEILFLPSRTSSLLQPMDQGIIKCFKAEFTNLKINDIIEKVEAGENCQNAINGTTLKTAATLTFFAWNKVTPTTIKNCFRHAQWIKCETITINSESKNYENNYEEIIKKFQIDDPISYSEFVDYGYTENEELIKFLDKSEQAGTLQSKKVQSVSDFI; this is encoded by the coding sequence ATGATAACATGGATTAACTTAATGGAATCTAGTGGAGCAATTCTATCAGATTCGATGTTAATTGCAAAAGCTCTAAagtttggaaaaaattttccagAATTTAAAGCAAGTCGTGGGTGGCTAGAAAAGTTTAAATTACGAAATGGTATCAAGTTAAAAAAATTTCACGGAGACAGTGGATCAGTAAATCATGATGAAAAATCTATTactgattttaatgaaacaatgaGTTTAAAAATTGAACAATATGGATTGGACAATGTTTATAATGCAGATGAAACTGGTGTTTTTTACAAGGCGATTCCTTCCAAAAGTGTGTGCACCAAATCACGGCCTGGAATAAAGTTGTCGAAGGATCGATTTTTGTTACTATTATGCGCAAATTGTTCTGGTTCCGATAAAAGAAGGCCTGTGATGATAGGAAGATTCAAAAGTCCAAggtgttttaaaaatttcaacattggaaaatatgttaccTACACCCATTCCAATAAGGCATGGATGAACCGTGAAATTTTTAACAAGTGGCTCAGTGATTTTGATTGTGaacttgcaaagaaaaaaagaaaaattctacttgTAATAGATCAATGTCCATCTCATCAAATTATTGTCACGTTAAACTCaattgaaattctttttttgCCTTCTAGAACATCCTCGCTCTTGCAACCAATGGATCAAGGAATTATAAAATGCTTTAAAGCCGAATTtaccaatttgaaaataaatgatataatcgAAAAGGTCGAGGCAGGGGAAAATTGTCAAAATGCAATTAATGGAACCACCCTTAAAACTGCTGCGACATTAACATTCTTCGCTTGGAATAAAGTTACTCCTACGACCATCAAAAATTGTTTCCGTCATGCACAATGGATAAAATGTGAAACAATCACAATCAACAGTGAATCTAAGAACTACgaaaataattatgaagaaataattaagaaatttcaaATTGACGATCCAATATCTTATAGTGAATTTGTTGATTACGGATATACTGAAAATGAAGAGCTAATCAAATTTTTAGACAAATCTGAACAAGCTGGTACATTACAGTCAAAAAAAGTTCAATCAGttagtgattttatttaa